The nucleotide sequence GCATGTCCTTGAGATAGGCGACATTGGCGGCGGCCTGGTCGGGCGGCAGGTCTGCCTTCACGATGGTCTCGGCCTCGGCGAAGCGGCCCTGGAGACCGACGACCAGGCCGAGATTCTGCCGCACCCGGGTGCTGGCGCGCGGCGAAGCATAGGCCTGCCGCAGCGCCTCTTCGGCCTTCGGGAGGTCCTTCGACAGCATGTAGGACAGGCCGAGATTGGAGAGCACGCCGGGATCGCCCGGCGCGATCTTCAGTGCGCTCGCATAATAGGAGCGCGCCTCCTGGTGGCGGCCCATCTGGTCGAGCGCGGTGCCCTGCACCGAGAGCAGGCGCCAGTCCGGATTATCGGGCGAGTGAGCCTTCGACAGCACGTCGAAGGCCTGCTGGAAATTACCGTTATCGGCGAGTGCGCGACCATACTGGGCGAGCAGCGCCTTGTTGCCGGGATTGGCGATCGTCGCCTGCTCGAGCACAGCGGCGGCCTGCGCGCGCTGGCCGTTGGCCCGCAAGGCCTGGCCGTAGCCGAGCGCGGCTTCGGCATCCTTGGGATTGGCACGATAGCGCTCGCCATAGACCTCGACGGCGCGCGCAGGATCGGCGGGGGCAGCTTCCGCCCGCGGCCCGACCGAGCCTGTGACGTCGGAGAGTTTCGACATGGCCGTGCAGCCGCCGAGGCCCATGGCCACCACCGCGACCAGCGACGAGGACGCGAGAAGCCGGGCAAGACTGAACCGTTGACGCATGACGCTTTGACTCACGAGCCGATTGATCGAGCCGAACGCGCCAGCAATAGACCGTTAACCCTAATGGCCGGTTAACGCCGCGGCCCTCATCGCGGCGCGTGCGGCAACACCTCGCCCCCGAGGCCCAGATCGAGGCCGAGCGCCTTCACCTGCTCGTTCAGGTCCCGCAGCAATTGCAGTCTCCGCAGCGCCTGCGCGGCAACGTCGACGTCCGCGCGCGGCATCCCGGGCCATTCGCGCCGAAGATCGTCGCGGCTGACCAGGCGCTTTCCGCGCAGCTCATCGAGCTGAACACGATCGATACCGAGCACCTCGGCGGCGTGCTCGATCAACCGGCACAGCAGCCGGTTCACCGCGGTCATCGCCTCGGCCTCGTGCGTGCGCTCGGACCTCGCGAACTTGCCGTCGAGATCGGCCCAGGCGTGGGAGGTGACGAGATAGGCGTGGAGCGTGCCCGGCCAATCCACCGCGCCGCCGGCATAGAAGGCGCTACGTGTCAGCAGCCGGCGAGCCTGTGCCACAACCTGATCACGCTTCAGTGTCGCACATGAGGCGATCTCGATGGCTGACTGGACGGCCGGGTCGCGGGAAAAATCCCGCCCTGCCGGCAGCCTGATGACGCCGTCCGGCAGGTTCGAATCGAGCAGCCTGAAGGCGCCGTCGTTGCGCGGCCGCGAATAGCGCGCGATCGCGAACCGATGCTCCGCCCGGCCAGCCTGAGACGACGGGCCGAAATGGATGATGTTGAAGCCGGCATCGTCGCCGCCCTGCCCCGTCGAGGATGGACAGGAGAGCACGTAGATCGTGCGCCAGAAGGCTTCGCCGCTCTCGCTCCGCGTCGCGCGCGGATCCGGAATCGAATAGCGGGTGAGGCCCTCGACATGCCGGTGTCCGTGCAGGACCAGATTGACGTTGAGCGACGTCGCCGCTTCGAGGAAGGTCGCGGGCGCTGCGAGATACATCAGCGGCTCGTCGGGCACGCCGAGAAACCGCTTTCCTTCGCCGGTCGCCTGCGGCAGCGGGTGATGGTGCAGCGCCAGCACGCGCACCAGGTCTTCCGCCGGCTCGGCATAATCGGCGCGCCCCACGGACCCCATGCTGCCGGCGAGCTCGACGCTGAGCCGGGCGGAATCCGCGACCAGCGCGTTGTAGGTGGTCTCGTCGAAATTGCCGCTCGCCAGCGTCGCAAGACTCGCCCGGTTGGAATCCAGCAGCACCAGATCGAGGCCGGCGTGGCGGTAGTAGACGCTCTTCGAGGTCCGTGGCAGATGCAGATGATCATAGACGTCGTGACGGCCCGCACGCTGGCTCGGCCGCTTGACGTCGTGATTGCCCGCAATCGCCTGGATGTCGGTGAACAGTCCGGTCTGCCGGAAGGACGCGATGACCGCGAGCGCTTCGTCGAGCGCGCGCGGCGTCGGGTCGTCCACGAGATCGCCCGTGATCAGCAGGATGCGATCGGGAATTTCAGCGAACTCCGCCATCGCCTTGCGCATTGCGGCACTGAGCGCCTCGATTGTCGCCAGCAGCCGGCCCGAACCGTCCAGATGCAGGTCGGAAATCTGCGCAATAACGAACGATCTATCCATTTTGCGCCGCTCATTTGCGAATGCTGCGCCGCCCAAGCGATGAGAGAAATGCCTTTGACGAACAAGGCCCGTATCGGCCCCGGGCAAGATGAACCCGGGCAGGCTGTCAACCGCGTTGCCTGCGCTCGATACGAGCAGGGCACGCATGGAACAATCTAAAGTATTCGTCAATAATGCCACAACCGCAGCGCTAGTAAAGCCCTGCGGCCGCGCTCTCGTGGACGACAGTTCTCAGCATGGATACGAGATCTGCCCGGCGATAGTTTCGTTCACCCGATCAATATTCGATGGCAAGCCGCTTGCGGATTTCGTCGACGCGCTTGTCAAGCGCATCGAACCGCGCGTGGACGGAGCGATCGTGGAGATAGAAGACGTAGCCGCCGGCAAGGAACGCGAAGATCCAATGATGATGCTCGACGTAGCCAAAAATCGCCTCGAAGGCCTGGCCGATGAATGTGATCACGCTCCACACGAATTCCATTGCAATGTCCTCCCGGCAGGCTTCGTCTTCGGCTGCCGGTGATCTCCTGCGCAATTTTCCCGATAGATCCGGCGACCGTCACCGGAACCTAGCATGGCCCCCTTGTTGCGAGTAGCGCTCGCTGAACGGTGACGGCAAAGCCGATTGCGGCGGCGGCGAAACTCTGCGAAGTCTCGTCCGTTCGCATGACCCGTTTGATCCGACGATCCGGACCCGCCAATGCCTTCAGTCTTCGAGACATCGTCCACCGCCATCCCGATCACCTTCGTCACCAAGGCGAGTTGGGCTCAGGTCGCCGAGGCGCTGCCGCCGGCGCAGCGCCAGTTTGCCGCAGCGAGCGCTTATTCCGCCAAACCCGGCAGCTATCTGGCGCTGCCCGCACCTGACGGCACGATCGCGCAGGTGCTGTTCGGCCTCGAGGACGAGGATGCGAGATCGCGCGACCCGTTCAGGCCGGGCACCCTGCCCGGCCTGCTGCCGCCGGGCACATATCGCTTTGCCAATGCACCGCACGATGCACGGCTGGCGGCGCTCGCCTTCGCGCTCGGCAGCTACCGCTTCGCCCGCTATCGCAAGGCTGAGCGCCCCGACGTCCGGCTGGTGCCGCCTGATGGCGTCGACGCCGCCGAGATCAATCGCATGGCGGACGCCGCGATGCTGGCGCGCGACCTCATCAACACGCCGTCCAACGACATGGGGCCGGAGGAGCTGGCCGCAGCCGCGCAAGCGCTCGCCGCCGAATTCGGTGCAAGCTTCGCGTGCATCATCGGCGAGGAATTGAAGACGAATTTTCCGCTGATCCACGCCGTCGGCATGGCCTCCAGCCGCGCACCGCGGCTGATCGATATCGGCTGGGGCGATCCTGATCATCCCAAGGTGACGCTGGTCGGCAAGGGCGTCTGCTTCGACACCGGCGGGCTTGATTTGAAGCCGTCAAGCGGCATGCTGATCATGAAGAAGGACATGGGCGGCGCCGCCAACGTGCTGGCGCTGGCGCGCATGGTGATGGATGCGAAGCTGAAGCTGCGGTTGCGCGTGCTGATCCCGGCCGTGGAGAACGCGGTCGCGGGCAACGCCTTCCGCCCGCTCGACATCTTCACCTCGCGCAAGGGCATCACGGTCGAGATCGGCAACACCGATGCGGAAGGCCGGCTGGTGCTCGCCGACGCACTGGCGCTCGCCGACGAGGAGAAGCCGGACCTGCTGATCGATCTGGGCACGCTGACCGGTGCCGCGCGGGTCGCGCTGGGGCCGGATTTACCGCCCTTTTACACCAATGATGAGACGCTGGCCGCCGACGTCGCGCGCTGCGCGGTGAAGGAGAACGATCCGTTGTGGCGCATGCCGCTGTGGCCGCCTTACGATGCGTGGCTGGACTCCAAGACCGCCACCATCACCAACGCGCCGTCGGGCGGCTTCGCCGGCTCGATCACTTGCGCGCTGTTCCTGCAACGCTTCGTCGAGCAGGCCGGGAGCTGGCTGCACGTCGACATCTACGGCTGGACGCCGTCGGCGAAGCCGGCACGGCCCGAGGGCGGCGAATGCCAGTCCGCGCGCGCCATCTACAAGGTGCTGAGCGAGCGCTATGCATGATCCAGGACATGATCCAAGGCTGACACCGGCGCGGGGCGACCTCGCCGCGAAATATCTCGAAGGCAAGGTGCAGGCGAAGCGCTTCGTCACCGGCGAGGAATTCGAGGTGGTCGCACCGATCGCGCCGGTGCGCGAACAGCCGTCATCGGGCGCGATGCTGATGACGGAAGCCCTGCGCGGCGAGCGCGTCACGATCTATGATCGCAACGGCGAGGGCTGGGCCTGGGGCCAGCTTGGCGACGACGGCTATGTCGGCTGGCTGCCGGACGCGGCGCTGACGGGGCCATCGGCTGCCCCCACGCACAAGGTGAGCGCATTGCGGACGCTGGCCTTTCCAGGTCCCTCGATCAAGCTGCCGCCGGCCGACACGCTGGTGCTGGGAT is from Bradyrhizobium xenonodulans and encodes:
- a CDS encoding tetratricopeptide repeat protein, whose amino-acid sequence is MRQRFSLARLLASSSLVAVVAMGLGGCTAMSKLSDVTGSVGPRAEAAPADPARAVEVYGERYRANPKDAEAALGYGQALRANGQRAQAAAVLEQATIANPGNKALLAQYGRALADNGNFQQAFDVLSKAHSPDNPDWRLLSVQGTALDQMGRHQEARSYYASALKIAPGDPGVLSNLGLSYMLSKDLPKAEEALRQAYASPRASTRVRQNLGLVVGLQGRFAEAETIVKADLPPDQAAANVAYLKDMLSRSDTPRGAARRTPVASLSQPD
- a CDS encoding metallophosphoesterase family protein — its product is MRALLVSSAGNAVDSLPGFILPGADTGLVRQRHFSHRLGGAAFANERRKMDRSFVIAQISDLHLDGSGRLLATIEALSAAMRKAMAEFAEIPDRILLITGDLVDDPTPRALDEALAVIASFRQTGLFTDIQAIAGNHDVKRPSQRAGRHDVYDHLHLPRTSKSVYYRHAGLDLVLLDSNRASLATLASGNFDETTYNALVADSARLSVELAGSMGSVGRADYAEPAEDLVRVLALHHHPLPQATGEGKRFLGVPDEPLMYLAAPATFLEAATSLNVNLVLHGHRHVEGLTRYSIPDPRATRSESGEAFWRTIYVLSCPSSTGQGGDDAGFNIIHFGPSSQAGRAEHRFAIARYSRPRNDGAFRLLDSNLPDGVIRLPAGRDFSRDPAVQSAIEIASCATLKRDQVVAQARRLLTRSAFYAGGAVDWPGTLHAYLVTSHAWADLDGKFARSERTHEAEAMTAVNRLLCRLIEHAAEVLGIDRVQLDELRGKRLVSRDDLRREWPGMPRADVDVAAQALRRLQLLRDLNEQVKALGLDLGLGGEVLPHAPR
- a CDS encoding leucyl aminopeptidase family protein gives rise to the protein MPSVFETSSTAIPITFVTKASWAQVAEALPPAQRQFAAASAYSAKPGSYLALPAPDGTIAQVLFGLEDEDARSRDPFRPGTLPGLLPPGTYRFANAPHDARLAALAFALGSYRFARYRKAERPDVRLVPPDGVDAAEINRMADAAMLARDLINTPSNDMGPEELAAAAQALAAEFGASFACIIGEELKTNFPLIHAVGMASSRAPRLIDIGWGDPDHPKVTLVGKGVCFDTGGLDLKPSSGMLIMKKDMGGAANVLALARMVMDAKLKLRLRVLIPAVENAVAGNAFRPLDIFTSRKGITVEIGNTDAEGRLVLADALALADEEKPDLLIDLGTLTGAARVALGPDLPPFYTNDETLAADVARCAVKENDPLWRMPLWPPYDAWLDSKTATITNAPSGGFAGSITCALFLQRFVEQAGSWLHVDIYGWTPSAKPARPEGGECQSARAIYKVLSERYA